The Microcystis panniformis FACHB-1757 region CTAGGAAAAAAGGGTCAAGTCTCTATTCCCAAAGCAATTCTCAATCATCTAGGGTTAGAGGGTGAAACGATGCTACTGGCAGAAACGACTGCTGATGGTGGAATTTTACTGCGTCCTGCTGGCGTGTATCCGATTGAGATATATACAGAGGAACGGATTGAGGAGTTTAAGATAGGCGATCGCTTAACGGACGAAGAAACCCAACAGCTTCAGCATAAGCTTAAAGATGCTAAATAGGGAATACAGATGCGTCTATTCCTTGATGCCAATGTTATTTTTGCAGCCGCTATCAGTCCTGATGGTCGCTGTAGTGCTTTGTTTCAGTTAGCTTCTGCTAGGTATTGTGCTTTGTTAAGCTCGCCTCACGCCTTGGAAGAAACGCGGCGTAACCTGACGGCTAAGTATCCCGAAGCTTTGACACGATTGGAGGGGGATTTAATCCCCAAACTAACTATAGTTGGAGAAGCACCACTTTCGCGAGTCAATTGGGCAAGGTCGATGGGACTACCTTGGAAAGATGCTCCTATTTTAGCGACAGCAGTAGAGAATAGGGCAGACCTTTTGGTAACAGGTGATAAGACGCATTTTGGTTCGTTTTATGGTCAGGTATTAGAAGGAGTAACGGTGGTAGATCTGCGAGAGGCGATCGCACGACTTCTCAACGAAGAGCAACTCAGTTAGCGATCGCATGGCCTCTGAACCTAAAAAAACTGATGAGCGCGATCGCCCCGACTTTTCAATCTAGAAAAACTGTTGACATCCTCGCCGCCGTAAAACGGACGGCGATTCCCAAACCTCACGATTTGGGTTTCTGCTTCTTTCCCGAAGGATTTTTCGCACCTGCCTTAACAGATTTACTCTGTTCTGGTCTTATGGTCGCGACCCGGACTGACACCGCAAGCCCTGCGGCCAAAATATTTTTACTGGCGTTAATATCTCGGTCATGGTGTGTTCCACAGTCTGGACAATCCCATTCTCGAACATTTAACGGCATTTTCAAGGGCAATATGCCCACAATTACTACATCTTTTAGAGCTAGGAAACCATCTATCTATTTCGATGTAATTTCTGCCGTACCAACGGCATTTATAGGCTAATTGTCGTGTTATTTCACCCCAGCTTACATCAGATATTGCCTGAGATAATTTCGGGTTTTTGACCATATTCTTAACGGCTAAATTCTCAACCACAATCGTTTGGTTTTCACGAACTAATTGAGTGGTTAGCTTATGTAAATGGTCTTTTCTACTATCGGTGATTTGAGCGTGAATCCTTGCTACTTTGATTTTTGCCTTTTCCAGATTTTTTGACCCTTTCTGTTTTCGAGAAAGACTTTTAGATGCTCTTCGCAGTCTCCGATAATGCTTGTTAAAATGCTCAGGATTAGATACTTTGTCACCATCGCTGGTAATCACAAGGCTACTAATTCCTAAGTCAATTCCGATGGCTTTATCTGTTACTGGTAATGGCTTAATTGTTGGGTCATCAAATCTAATTGAGATATGCCAACGTCCAGAAGGATGTAATCTGACTGTTACTGTACTTGGTTCACAGCTTTCTGGTATTTGTCTTGACCATCGAATAGGTAAAGGTTCTGTGCATTTAGCTAAATAGATTTGTTTGTCTTTAAATTTAAAAGCAGACTTAGTAAATTCGGCACTTCCTCCCTGATGTTTTTTCTTAAAGTTAGGATACTTAGTACGACCAGCAAAGAAATTGGTAAAAGCTGTTTGTAGGTGTCTTAACCCTTGTTGTAAAGGTACACAGCTAACTTCGTTTAAAAACTCTAATTCTTCTTGTTTTTTCCAATCGGTTAGCATTGAAGAAGTTTCAGTATATCCTACTCTTTCTTGTCTTTCGTACCAATCTTGTGTTCTGAGATGGAGAGCTTTATTGTCAACCAATCTTACACAGCCCAAAGTGCGCCGCAATAGCGACTCTTGTTCGGGTGTGGGGTAAAATCGGTAAGAATAGGCTTTTTCCATACCTCACATTCTAGAATATATCGTGTAAATGCGCTAGTATTTAACGGTAAAGCCGTCGTAGAACGACGGGGTTTCAGACCCAAATTTTCGATGATTTAAGCTGTGTGAGTTAGATCACTCAGGTAGTCGCAAAACTCAAGTTTGAATTGTGCCTATGATTCCCGTTTTGTCATCATTTTCAAAAGTACAGGCGATCGCCGTAACGAAGAACCGACGGTAGTGATCCGATAGTAGTGGCGTAGCTCTCTTGCTTATCTAGCCTGAGTTGCGTAGAATATTTACTAATAAAAATAATTACCTGACAAATGTCAAGAATTTGCTTTTTATGATTGCTGTTTTTATCAATATCTTCTCTTGGATCATTAAACTTTGGTTGGATGGCGATGAAGATTTAGAACAGAATCTTCTGACAAAAGATTCACAAGCTTCAATATTTAGTTATCCTAAATGTGGTTCTTGCCATACCATCAAAAATGGTTCTACACATAATGGCAAACCGAAACGTAAGGGTAAAAATTATGGTCAACCGTTGGCAATTAATCCTAGTCATAAAACCGTCTCTAACGAAACCCAATAATTAATAAATCTCCTGCTGCTAGAAAGAATTTCTCTGCGAGTAATTGCTGGAGTAACTGGATTGAGTTGGTCATGTTTACAAAACTATCTTAATAATAAATTTAACCAATTTCCTCGCCAGGTATAGGTAACAGACAAACCTAAAGGCAAATTAATCATAGAATTGGATGAGTTATAGTCATTATTATTTTGTAATAAAATTTAGGTATATATTTGGTTAGCTATCGATAGAACTACCCGAGAAATAATTGGTTGTTATTTAGGAGATAGAAGCCGTGAATCAGCTAAAAAGCTCTGGAAAATTCTCCCAGGAGTTTATCGACAATGTGCTGTTGCTTACACAAAATTTTGGGAGTTATATAAGACAGTAATTTCTCGTAAAAGTCATCGGGCAGTAGGTAAAGAAACTGGTCAAACTAATCCTATTGAAAGATTAAACAATACTCTTCGACAAAGAATTTCGGCTCTTCTCGACTTTGTGTGATAATTTTTGCTTATGGAACCCTGAAGTGCTTATTGGGCAAAACTTTTAGGACTATTTTGCGGATATTCTATCGGTATAGACCTCGTTTCCACACAGAAACCAGAAGAGCCGAATTTCTAGATTGGTCAGACAGAGTCTATCGTTCTCCAAAAAAATGGATAATCATATCGGGGCTATCTGGTATTTCATCTTCCACCATCGATAAAAATCTATGATTAAACCCACATTCCGCCCCCTAAAAATCTATGATTAAACCCACATTCCGCCCCCTAGTCGTTGAAACCAACAGTTGCTCTAGCCCTTGTGTAGTAAGACTTTTAGCGATTACTAAGAATTATGAAGTGTCACACTCTAGTCAGCGATCGCCAGCTTGCTTAATGAGAGTCTATCTCAATAATTTGGTATCATAGCTATCAGATTTTTAGCACTAATTGTGCATCTGCTGGGCAAACAAATTAGCCTGTAATTCAGAGCCGGCAATCGTTTTGACGATTTAGATAAAATTTTCAATGTGACACTTTAGGGTGCGGAATGTGGGATAAGACGATAAGACATGACTCTATTTTTATCCATCGATAAAAATGTATGATTAAAGACATAAGAATTGATTGACATCAGGTATTCCATGGTGTTATAATATGTGAGTTGGATCACTCAGTTGTATCGCAAAACTCAAGTTTGAATTGCCCCCACGATTCCCGTTTTGTCAACCTTGTCAAACAGATCAAGGAAATAAATGCACAGCTAATTGTCGCCCATCAAGCACAGCTGATCACCAGAGGTACTTGTGCTGTGAACCTGTAGATTTCTACTGACGGTGACATCGGTTTGGTGCTGGAGCGCAACAACAAGTTAAGCTTCGATACTTTCTGTCTTGAATGCCTTTACTCTTTCCTAACTTATTGACCATGAGTTCAACCACTCCTATAACTACCGCCCAGTCATCACCAAAAAAACCCGTTGATGACCAGAGGAAAGTAACTGAGAACGAGCAAATACCAAATAGTACTAAAGCATCCAGTAAAATTGATGAGTTGTTAGAGGAGGTTATCGGTGACAAAAAATTAAATCAACTCTCCCTAGAAGATTTAAATGTGCTTTTGAGTGAAGTTGATTTTTTAGATGCAATTGGACTTGATACTGAGGGAAAAAAGAAACCAAAAGAAGACAAATCAAACAATGGCAATAACGAAAATTCAGGTTCTACCTCAAGTTCTACCTCAAGTTTTACCTCAAGTGCTGCCTCAAGTCCTACCTCAAGTCCTACCTCAAGTTCTACCTCAAGTCTTACCTCAAGTCCTACCTCAAGTCTTACCTCAAGTTCTACCTCAAGTTTTACCTCAAGTGTCTCACTACCAGATTTAGTGGGCAGTTTTGGCGCGATTAATTTGCCAAGTACGGTTAACTTCGGCGCTCAGGGGAATGCACAGGTAATTGTCACCAATCAAGGACAGGCGATCGCCAGTGGTCCCAGTACTGTTAGACTCTACATTTCCACTGACGGTGAGATTGACAGTAACGATGCCTTACTCACCAGTGTCAGCACAAACTTGAACCTAAGCGCAGGGCAGTCAGTCACCCTAAACTTACAGTATCAAAACAATACTTCAGTCATCGCTCCGGGGGCTTACTTTCTCATTGCTCAAGTTGATGCCAATAACCAAATTCCCGAACAACTGGAAACCAATAATGTCACCAGTAAATTAGTATCGGGACTCAATACTAATGCCATCATCGACTGGAATGCGATCGCATTAAATGCGATTCAAGCCGAGGGAAAAGCAGGGCGGGGAGTTCCGCCGACAGTGGGTTCTCGCTTAATGGCCTTGGTTTCTACTGCCGTCTATGATACGGTTCAGGCCTTCAACACTTCATATCCCTCCTACGCTGTAAATGTGAACGCACCAGCAAATACCTCGTTGCAGGCGGCGGTAGTTGGTGCTGCTTATCGAGTTCTCTCTACTCAATTACCTGGACAAAATAGCTTGTTCTTACAGCAAGTAACCAATTCTCTGGCGGAGATTCAGGACAGTGCCACCGCTGAAAGCAGGGGTTTTAATTTTGGCATTTTAGTAGCCAATCAGAGCCTCAATTTACGCGCTAATGATGGTTCCAGCAACAATACGCCTTTCACTGCGCCGTCGGGAAACTATGTCTGGAGACCAGAAACCGTAGGACCCACTGCTGGGGTAGCACTCGGTGCCAACTGGGGTGGGGTAACTCCTTGGACAATTGGCAACATTGACCAGTTTGTCTCGCAAAATCAACTTGATGTAACTCTTGATGGCCGTCCCGACAATCCTAATGATCAGGGTGCATTGTATGCCCAAGAAATTGAAGAAGTCCGGCTCTACGGCGGCTTGCAAAACACTGCTCTCACGACCACTTTACGCAATGCAGACCAGGCAGAAATGGCTGTTTTCTGGGCCTATGACCGGGCTGATACCTTCCGTCCCTACGGTCACTTAAACCAAATTGCTCAAGAAATCGCCGTGCGTGAGGGCAATACCTTGCAAGAAGATGCCAGCTTATTTGCCGCATTAAATACCGCGCTGGCAGATGCGGTAATCGTCGCTTGGAAAGAGAAATACACTGAACTCCAACCTCGCCCTGATGACGTAATTGCTGGGGGATTTGCGGCTAATGACGGGATAGCTTCTACGGTGGGCGATCCCAATTGGGAATCCTTGCTGTCAACATTAATGGGGGTTAATTCGCCGCCTTTCCCGGATTATATGTCAGGGCATTCCGCCATGGGGGGAGCATTTGCTGGAGTGATGACCGAGTATTTTGGTGAAAACTATGTGTTTAGTGCTGTCTCCCAAGAACTTCCCGGTGTCGTTCGTAGTTTCGATAGCTTCCATGACGCGGGAATGGAAGATGCCATCGGCCGTATTTATGGCGGAGTTCACGTCCGGGAAGCTTGTATTGAATCTTTTGAAATGGGGTTAGCTGTTGGCGATTTTGTTGCGACAAGTGTCTTTCAGCCGATTGTCTAGTATCGTGTCGAGTTGAGCGAACCTGCATCAGTCCCCACCCTCAGCAACGCACCAGTGGGGAAGGTGCAGGGGGCGGCAATTTGAGGACTCGATGTCCGAAAAATTGCCAACTAAATTTTAATGGTAAATCCCATGCTTTAGGTGATATCGGTCGCACTTTGGAATTATCCCTGGAAAGGGTGCGACAAATTGAGTCGAAAGCGTTGCAAAAACTGCGTAGTTAAGTAGGTAGGCACAATTATTTGTAGGATGGGTTAGCGGTAGCGTAACCCGTTCGGGCGTTGGGTTTCATGCTTCAACCCAACCTACGTTCATTTTATATTTAATTCCACCCACCTACTTAGATCACCAACAGAATATCCCTACTAGAGAGTTAAATACTCCCTATTTTTTTAGGAGATTTTAACTGACTGAGAACAACGATTTGATGAGTTGCATTCCAGACGTTTTTGACGTTCTGCTAAGATTGTTTGTAAATTCGGTCTTCCGGTTAAGGTTAATCGCCAAGAAGCCCAAATTTCATAGATAATATCCACTAGAAACCCAATAACCGGCCATTTAGTAGCGGCATAAATCCAACCGATGCCCAAAATATCATAGACTTGGCGAAACACTTCCACATTTTGGAGAATAGTACCATCAGCTAGTACAGCGTGGATTCGTCCCATGGCCGCCGCGAAGGAAATACCGCCATTTTCCTCTGGATTATAGTTTTCGGCGGCAATATCGACAAAAGCAACTAATCCTCTTCCAGCATCCCGTTTTTGCAGAAAATTGACCTCGCGCAAGCAGAGGGGACATTCTCCATCGTAGAGGAGTTTAATTTTCCAAGAGGGCGATCGAGTAGAATTTTCTAAGGTATCAGCAGATGGAGTCGGTAAAGATGGCATGATCTTCTAGGGATTCTCTTTTCAGTGGTCGGTAATTAGTGAGGGGTTGAGAAGTAGGGAGTGGGGAAGTGGGGTAATGGGGGAGTGGGGGAGTGGGGGAGTGGGGAGAATAAATAAAAATAATCTCCTGACTCCTGACTCCTGATGATTATTTTATGGCAATTCATCAGATTGGATGGTATCACTCTCTATTGGTTCTCGATCGTTGCGTTTTGAGAAACCCCAAGCAAAGAGGATAGCAATTAAACTAATCATAATCCATTCCGGCGGCACAAAATCGGGACTAATCACCCGCAACAGCAATCTTAAACCCACCAAACCGACGGTGACAAAACCAGCATCTTCTAGGTGGGTGTATTCCTCTAACCAGCGAATAAATAAACCCGCCATAAAGCGCAGGGTAACTACTCCGATCGTACCACCAAGCAGGATCAACCAAGTATCATCGGCCACGGCGATGGAGGTGGTGACACTATCGAGGGAAAAAGCTAAATCGGTAACGGCAATGAGGGGGATAGCTTGCCAGAGAGACTGAAACCGGAGACTATGATGGGTGTGGTCTTTGTCTTCAGGGGAGGCAAAGTAATTAAAGACTAACCAGAGCAAATATACTGCTCCCAAAAGTTCAAACTGCCAGTATTTAACCACCCAGGTGGCAGTAAGAATCAAGATCATACGGAGAATATAGGCGAAAACTAAGCCAATATTCAAGGCCTGACGTTGACGCTGATGATCTCCTAATCCCTGTGCTATGGAAGCGAGAGCAATGGCGTTATCTGCTGATAATACCGCTTCTAGGGCAATGAGAACCAACAGAATTAACGGGGTTTTTAGACTAAGGGTTAGAGATGAATCAAGAAGCGAGTCTAACATTGAGGCCGCAGGTAAAAATAAATGTAATCATGGCAATACTTCAGCTTAACGCTTTTACAACTTTCTTTTCTAGGGGAGATAACCGTCATCGGGGTGGGGAGATATGAAGTCTTGTAACGAAATGATGCAGAGGACCCCGATGATGTCGGAAAGTATTGGATGAATATCTTTATGAGGAGATAATCAGCAATGCTTTCTGATACTCAAGTTCTAGTCGCTCTGGTAATTGCTTTAATCCCCGGGATTTTGGCTTTTCGTCTAGCGACGGAACTTTATAAGTAAAGTCGCTTTCAATAAACCCTAATCCCGTCTAACCTAGCTATGGGATAGACCGATTGGGGTTTTTTCGGTTATCAGTCATCAGTTACCAGTTATCGGTGATTGGGTGTAACTTAAAAGTAATTAAGTAGGTAGGCGTTAAAAGTTGTCAGACACCCCCCTTATCAAGGGGGGACTAAGGGGGGATCCCCCGCCTATCGGCACCCCCTTATCAAGGGGGCAGGGGGGATCCAACCTAAAATCCATTTTTAAATTATAACCAGCTACTTAGCCGCCTTTCTGACCGATTTTACTTGTACTCATAAATCTATGACCGCACGAACACGAAACCAAACCGACAAAAAAACACAAAAAAAGCCAAAAAGTGGCAATAAATCCCAAAACTGGCAAGTTATCGAGATTTGGCTGCGAATTATTGCCTATAGCGCCATTTCCATCACGGCGGTTTTTGCGATCGCTCGTTTGTTACCCTACCAACAGATGCAACAGGCAAAATTAGAAGAAGTGCGTTTGGCAGCCCAAGAAAAGGAGGAACGCGTCAATCAATTGCGGGATCAATTTACTCGCAGCTTTGATCCTAGTCAAGCGCGGCAAGTGATGGGGGAACAAAGTCCCCGACGGGATCCTAATCAAAGACGCATTTTTTGGGTTTCTCAGTAGATTAGCTGCCCGTGCATCTCAATTACTTGTTAAGACTCTAGGGGAGAGGAGATATCCACAGAGTCGGGATAAAACTAATGACCACAGCGACACAATTCTTAAACATTTCTGCCTTGACAAAAGAGGATTATTATGGGTGCATCTGAATTTTGAAGAAATATCTATAGGACATTTTGGGCGCACGCGGTGCGCCCCTACCATTGGCGCGATAATAAATATTATTGTAGGGGCGAATTGCATTCGCCCTCTTTGAATAAGTAGGGAGGCACAATTATTTGTAGGATGGGTTAGCGGTAGCGTAACCCATGCGGGCGTTGGGTTTCATGCTTCAACCCAACCTACGTTCATCTTATATTTAATTCCACCCACCTACTTAACTGCTGCTGCTCACCTATAGGTGAGAGAAAGTCACGAATATGAGATGCACCCATTTTAACTGACTTGAGCGAATCAGATAGGAATTTAAAAGAGGATAAAAATAAAAATTAAAATCTTTCTGATTTCAAGCTACCAACGACCGGCGCTAGTCACTGAAACCTGATAACTGATAACTGATAACTGAAATGACTCGATCCTATTTTGCTACTACCGCTAGGGGACTAGAAGAAATTGCCGCTAGGGAATTAGAATTCCTAGGGGCAAAAGAAGTGAAACCAGTATTCACCGGAGTCCATTTTCAGGGGGATATCTCCCTACTCTATCGAGTCAATCTTTGGTCAAGAATTATTTTTCGGGTTTTGGTTCCCATTGCCGAAATTCCCTGTGGGGATGGGAAGGAACTATATGATGGCATTCAAGCCATTGATTGGCGCGATTATCTCAGCAGTGAGGAAACTTTAGCGGTACAATGTACGGGAACGAACGATCGCCTCAATCACACCCATTACACCGCTTTAAGCATCAAAAACGCTATTATCGACCAACAGCGTCAACAGGGCAATCCCCGTTCTTTTGTGGATACAGAAAACCCCGACCTGCAAATTAACGCTCATATCGAGAAAAATCGCTGTGTGCTTAGTTTAGATAGTTCTGGCCACAGTTTACATCGTCGCGGGTATCATCGGGCCATGGGAGTCGCACCTCTGAAAGAAAGTCTCGCCGCTGCTTTGGTAGAATTATCGGCATGGCAGGATGATATGGCGCTTTTAGACCCTTTTTGTGGTTCGGGAACCATTGTCATCGAAGCGACGTTAAAAGCTTTAAATATTGCCCCCGGTTTATCTCGTTCCCAGTTCGGATTTCAGAAATGGCCAGACTATCAACCGGATTTATGGCAATCTTTGGTTAAGGAAGCTAAAGAAAAACAAAAATTTCAGCTAAATGCGCCAATTTATGCTAGTGATGCCGATTATGAGGTTTTGCGTCAGGCCGAGGATAATGCCTATTTTTGTCAAGTGCAGGAGCATATTAATTTTAGCTTGCAAAGCATCACCGACTTAGAACCGGCGAGCGATCGAGGGATTATTCTCTGTAATCCCCCTTACGGCAAAAGATTGGGCAATACCGAAGAATTAGGGGCCTTATATAAATCCTTCGGTGATGTCTTAAAACAGAGGTTTAAGGGTTGGACAGCCTATATTTTATCGGGAAACAAAGAACTGACCAAACAAATCGGTCTGCGTTCTTCCCGTCGCACTCCCTTGTATAACGGTTCTTTGCCCTGTACCCTCTTAAAATACGAATTGTATTAACTACATCAAAACCTTGAGACTGTCAAGGGCTAAATGAACATTCTGACGAACCGAGGCAGCAGAAGTGTGTAAATCCAGACGTTCAGCATCGGTCAAACGCACTTCCAGAATACTTTCCACACCCCGACAGCCCAAGCGACAGGGAACCCCCAGATAGACATCCTGTAAACCGTATTCACCCTTAAGATAGGCTGCGGCCGGCAGTAAACGGGATTGATTTCTCAATATCGTCTCGACCATGGTACAGGCAGAGGAAGCAGGGGCGTAATAAGCGCCGCCAGTTTGCAGTAATTTGACGATTTCAGCCCCACCGTTGCGAGTTCTCTCCACTAAACGGTTAATTGTTATCTCGTCCATTAATTCGGTAATCGGCACACCACTGACGGTACAGTAACGGGGTAGGGGCAACATTAAATCACCGTGACCACCCAAAACCATAGCATGAACGTCGGCGGTACTAACCCCAATTCCATGGCGATAAAGGTTTGTAAACGGGAAGAATCGAGGACTCCGGCCATTCCCATCACTCTTTGGGGGGGTAAACCGGTTGCTTGCCAGACTAGATAGGTCATCACATCAAGGGGATTGGTGATGACGATAAAAAT contains the following coding sequences:
- a CDS encoding AbrB/MazE/SpoVT family DNA-binding domain-containing protein, with the protein product MEIIKLGKKGQVSIPKAILNHLGLEGETMLLAETTADGGILLRPAGVYPIEIYTEERIEEFKIGDRLTDEETQQLQHKLKDAK
- a CDS encoding PIN domain-containing protein, coding for MRLFLDANVIFAAAISPDGRCSALFQLASARYCALLSSPHALEETRRNLTAKYPEALTRLEGDLIPKLTIVGEAPLSRVNWARSMGLPWKDAPILATAVENRADLLVTGDKTHFGSFYGQVLEGVTVVDLREAIARLLNEEQLS
- a CDS encoding CARDB domain-containing protein, yielding MGSFGAINLPSTVNFGAQGNAQVIVTNQGQAIASGPSTVRLYISTDGEIDSNDALLTSVSTNLNLSAGQSVTLNLQYQNNTSVIAPGAYFLIAQVDANNQIPEQLETNNVTSKLVSGLNTNAIIDWNAIALNAIQAEGKAGRGVPPTVGSRLMALVSTAVYDTVQAFNTSYPSYAVNVNAPANTSLQAAVVGAAYRVLSTQLPGQNSLFLQQVTNSLAEIQDSATAESRGFNFGILVANQSLNLRANDGSSNNTPFTAPSGNYVWRPETVGPTAGVALGANWGGVTPWTIGNIDQFVSQNQLDVTLDGRPDNPNDQGALYAQEIEEVRLYGGLQNTALTTTLRNADQAEMAVFWAYDRADTFRPYGHLNQIAQEIAVREGNTLQEDASLFAALNTALADAVIVAWKEKYTELQPRPDDVIAGGFAANDGIASTVGDPNWESLLSTLMGVNSPPFPDYMSGHSAMGGAFAGVMTEYFGENYVFSAVSQELPGVVRSFDSFHDAGMEDAIGRIYGGVHVREACIESFEMGLAVGDFVATSVFQPIV
- a CDS encoding thiol-disulfide oxidoreductase DCC family protein, which gives rise to MPSLPTPSADTLENSTRSPSWKIKLLYDGECPLCLREVNFLQKRDAGRGLVAFVDIAAENYNPEENGGISFAAAMGRIHAVLADGTILQNVEVFRQVYDILGIGWIYAATKWPVIGFLVDIIYEIWASWRLTLTGRPNLQTILAERQKRLECNSSNRCSQSVKIS
- a CDS encoding TerC family protein; amino-acid sequence: MLDSLLDSSLTLSLKTPLILLVLIALEAVLSADNAIALASIAQGLGDHQRQRQALNIGLVFAYILRMILILTATWVVKYWQFELLGAVYLLWLVFNYFASPEDKDHTHHSLRFQSLWQAIPLIAVTDLAFSLDSVTTSIAVADDTWLILLGGTIGVVTLRFMAGLFIRWLEEYTHLEDAGFVTVGLVGLRLLLRVISPDFVPPEWIMISLIAILFAWGFSKRNDREPIESDTIQSDELP
- the psaM gene encoding photosystem I reaction center subunit XII, whose product is MLSDTQVLVALVIALIPGILAFRLATELYK
- a CDS encoding THUMP domain-containing class I SAM-dependent RNA methyltransferase, which encodes MTRSYFATTARGLEEIAARELEFLGAKEVKPVFTGVHFQGDISLLYRVNLWSRIIFRVLVPIAEIPCGDGKELYDGIQAIDWRDYLSSEETLAVQCTGTNDRLNHTHYTALSIKNAIIDQQRQQGNPRSFVDTENPDLQINAHIEKNRCVLSLDSSGHSLHRRGYHRAMGVAPLKESLAAALVELSAWQDDMALLDPFCGSGTIVIEATLKALNIAPGLSRSQFGFQKWPDYQPDLWQSLVKEAKEKQKFQLNAPIYASDADYEVLRQAEDNAYFCQVQEHINFSLQSITDLEPASDRGIILCNPPYGKRLGNTEELGALYKSFGDVLKQRFKGWTAYILSGNKELTKQIGLRSSRRTPLYNGSLPCTLLKYELY